From a single Oreochromis niloticus isolate F11D_XX linkage group LG3, O_niloticus_UMD_NMBU, whole genome shotgun sequence genomic region:
- the gba3 gene encoding cytosolic beta-glucosidase isoform X1: MFPRDFAWGAATSAYQIEGGWQSDGKGPSIWDTFCHEKGRVFGDQNGDVACNSYELWEKDLECIQQLGLTHYRLSFSWARLLPDGTTQHVNQKGVQYYNKVIDDLLTSNVSPMVTLYHFDLPQALQDQGGWKSPGIASLFDNYAQFCFQTFGDRVKLWITINEPQVCAKLGHEDGIHAPGLKEKGTAAYLVGHNMLRAHAMAWHSYNSRYRSEQKGAVSIALNSDWYEPLNQGCPEDFAATERDLAFTLGWFAWPVFVTGDYPEIMRSAIDAQSKKLGYNAASRLPSFSKDESAILGTADFFALNYYTSRKVKPGGGCEKMLCMKGDKDTEEVLDSSWPISGLSWLAVVPDGLRKLLKYIKDTFNNPAIYITENGFSQVGPLQIEDAQRCVYYKDTISEVAKAIQEDGINVRGYFAWSLMDNFEWADGFSVRFGLFHVDFSDLSRTLYQSGREYAKIISKSRSGQSK; this comes from the exons ATGTTCCCACGTGACTTTGCATGGGGAGCGGCAACGTCTGCGTATCAAATAGAAG GTGGCTGGCAATCGGACGGCAAGGGACCGAGTATCtgggacacattttgtcatGAGAAAGGCAGAGTGTTTGGGGACCAGAATGGAGATGTGGCCTGTAACAGCTATGAGCTGTGGGAGAAAGACCTGGAGTGTATCCAGCAGCTTGGACTGACACACTATCGCCTGTCTTTCTCCTGGGCCCGCCTCCTGCCTGATGGGACCACGCAACATGTCAATCAGAAAG GTGTGCAATACTACAACAAAGTGATTGATGATTTGCTAACCTCAAATGTCTCACCGATGGTTACCCTTTACCACTTTGACCTGCCTCAAGCTCTGCAAGACCAGGGAGGCTGGAAATCACCTGGTATAGCCAGCCTCTTTGACAACTATGCTCAGTTTTGTTTCCAAACATTTGGGGACCGTGTCAAACTTTGGATCACTATCAATGAGCCACAAGTGTGCGCCAAACTGGGACACGAAGACGGCATCCATGCCCCAGGGTTAAAAGAGAAAGGCACCGCTGCCTACCTGGTAGGACACAACATGCTGCGGGCCCACGCCATGGCCTGGCACAGCTACAATTCTCGCTACAGGTCAGAGCAGAAAGGTGCCGTGTCTATTGCCCTCAACAGCGACTGGTATGAGCCATTAAACCAAGGTTGCCCCGAGGACTTTGCTGCTACTGAACGTGACCTTGCATTTACACTGGGATGGTTCGCCTGGCCTGTGTTTGTTACCGGTGATTATCCAGAAATAATGAGATCTGCTATAGACGCTCAAAGTAAGAAGCTAGGATACAATGCAGCCTCAAGGCTCCCCAGTTTCTCCAAGGATGAATCTGCCATTCTGGGAACTGCCGACTTCTTTGCGTTGAACTACTACACGTCTCGCAAAGTCAAACCAGGAGGAGGTTGTGAAAAGATGTTGTGTATGAAGGGTGACAAAGATACAGAGGAAGTTTTGGATTCATCCTGGCCCATCAGTGGACTGTCCTGGCTGGCTGTAGTGCCGGATGGCTTGAGGAAACTCCTAAAGTACATTAAG GACACTTTCAACAACCCAGCGATCTACATTACAGAGAATGGTTTCTCTCAGGTGGGGCCACTGCAGATCGAGGATGCCCAGCGCTGTGTGTATTACAAGGACACCATCTCAGAAGTGGCAAAAG CTATACAAGAAGATGGGATCAACGTCCGTGGATATTTTGCGTGGTCCCTGATGGATAACTTTGAATGGGCCGATGGATTCAGCGTTCGGTTTGGCTTGTTCCACGTGGACTTCAGTGATTTGAGTCGAACTCTGTACCAATCTGGACGGGAATATGCAAAAATCATCTCAAAATCCCGATCTGGCCAGTCTAAATAA
- the gba3 gene encoding cytosolic beta-glucosidase isoform X2, with amino-acid sequence MFPRDFAWGAATSAYQIEGGWQSDGKGPSIWDTFCHEKGRVFGDQNGDVACNSYELWEKDLECIQQLGLTHYRLSFSWARLLPDGTTQHVNQKALQDQGGWKSPGIASLFDNYAQFCFQTFGDRVKLWITINEPQVCAKLGHEDGIHAPGLKEKGTAAYLVGHNMLRAHAMAWHSYNSRYRSEQKGAVSIALNSDWYEPLNQGCPEDFAATERDLAFTLGWFAWPVFVTGDYPEIMRSAIDAQSKKLGYNAASRLPSFSKDESAILGTADFFALNYYTSRKVKPGGGCEKMLCMKGDKDTEEVLDSSWPISGLSWLAVVPDGLRKLLKYIKDTFNNPAIYITENGFSQVGPLQIEDAQRCVYYKDTISEVAKAIQEDGINVRGYFAWSLMDNFEWADGFSVRFGLFHVDFSDLSRTLYQSGREYAKIISKSRSGQSK; translated from the exons ATGTTCCCACGTGACTTTGCATGGGGAGCGGCAACGTCTGCGTATCAAATAGAAG GTGGCTGGCAATCGGACGGCAAGGGACCGAGTATCtgggacacattttgtcatGAGAAAGGCAGAGTGTTTGGGGACCAGAATGGAGATGTGGCCTGTAACAGCTATGAGCTGTGGGAGAAAGACCTGGAGTGTATCCAGCAGCTTGGACTGACACACTATCGCCTGTCTTTCTCCTGGGCCCGCCTCCTGCCTGATGGGACCACGCAACATGTCAATCAGAAAG CTCTGCAAGACCAGGGAGGCTGGAAATCACCTGGTATAGCCAGCCTCTTTGACAACTATGCTCAGTTTTGTTTCCAAACATTTGGGGACCGTGTCAAACTTTGGATCACTATCAATGAGCCACAAGTGTGCGCCAAACTGGGACACGAAGACGGCATCCATGCCCCAGGGTTAAAAGAGAAAGGCACCGCTGCCTACCTGGTAGGACACAACATGCTGCGGGCCCACGCCATGGCCTGGCACAGCTACAATTCTCGCTACAGGTCAGAGCAGAAAGGTGCCGTGTCTATTGCCCTCAACAGCGACTGGTATGAGCCATTAAACCAAGGTTGCCCCGAGGACTTTGCTGCTACTGAACGTGACCTTGCATTTACACTGGGATGGTTCGCCTGGCCTGTGTTTGTTACCGGTGATTATCCAGAAATAATGAGATCTGCTATAGACGCTCAAAGTAAGAAGCTAGGATACAATGCAGCCTCAAGGCTCCCCAGTTTCTCCAAGGATGAATCTGCCATTCTGGGAACTGCCGACTTCTTTGCGTTGAACTACTACACGTCTCGCAAAGTCAAACCAGGAGGAGGTTGTGAAAAGATGTTGTGTATGAAGGGTGACAAAGATACAGAGGAAGTTTTGGATTCATCCTGGCCCATCAGTGGACTGTCCTGGCTGGCTGTAGTGCCGGATGGCTTGAGGAAACTCCTAAAGTACATTAAG GACACTTTCAACAACCCAGCGATCTACATTACAGAGAATGGTTTCTCTCAGGTGGGGCCACTGCAGATCGAGGATGCCCAGCGCTGTGTGTATTACAAGGACACCATCTCAGAAGTGGCAAAAG CTATACAAGAAGATGGGATCAACGTCCGTGGATATTTTGCGTGGTCCCTGATGGATAACTTTGAATGGGCCGATGGATTCAGCGTTCGGTTTGGCTTGTTCCACGTGGACTTCAGTGATTTGAGTCGAACTCTGTACCAATCTGGACGGGAATATGCAAAAATCATCTCAAAATCCCGATCTGGCCAGTCTAAATAA